ACATCGTTGATGCAATCGACGAAGCTGACCGTATTTATATTGTGGCATGCGGAACAAGCTACCATGCAGGTCTTGTTGGAAAACAGTTCATTGAAAGATGGGCAAAAACACCAGTAGAAGTGCATGTGGCAAGCGAATTCTCTTACAACATGCCTTTGCTTTCCGAAAAGCCGCTATTCCTTTTCATCTCCCAAAGCGGAGAAACAGCGGACAGCCGTGCCGTTCTTGTGCAAATTAAAGAACTTGGCTACAAAGCATTGACGCTGACAAACGTACAAGGCTCTACGCTTTCCCGTGAAGCTGATTTCACCCTTCTTCTTCATGCAGGCCCTGAAATTGCAGTAGCTTCTACAAAAGCATACACAGCCCAGCTGGCGGTTCTAGCCATTACAGCTGCTGTTACAGCAGAAATGAAAGGCCACGAACTTGAGCTGGATCTTGTGAAAGAGCTTGGTATCGCTGCTAACGCAATGGAAGCCCTTTGCGACCAAAAAGAAGAGATGGAGTACATCGCACGCGAGTACCTGTCTACAACACGCAACGCCTTCTTCATCGGCCGTGCAGTTGACTATTATGTAGGTCTTGAAGGCGCATTGAAACTGAAAGAAATCTCCTACATCCAGGCAGAAGGTTTTGCCGGAGGAGAGCTTAAACACGGAACAATCGCATTGATCGAACAAGGCACACCGGTTATCGCTCTAGCTACACAAGAACACGTGAACTTGAGCATTCGCGGAAACGTGAAGGAAGTTGCTGCCCGTGGAGCAAACCCTTGCATCATTTCCGGAAAAGGACTTGAGCAGGAAGACGACCGTTTCGTCCTTCCAGAAGTACATGAAGCCCTTTCACCGCTTGCTTCCGTTATTCCTCTTCAGCTGATCGCTTACTATGCTGCTCTGCATAGAGGCTGTGACGTGGATAAGCCGCGTAATTTGGCGAAGAGTGTGACGGTTGAATAATAGCTGGCAAAGATAATCCATGAAAAACAACCCCCATACATTTTGATTAGTTCTTATCAAAATGTATGGGGGTTTTCTATTTATAATCAAACTTTATTTTAAATGATCAGAATCAAAGCAAAGGCTCACCCTTTTAGATTATAGTTATCTAAAGGGGTGTTTTTATCTGCGTCCCTTAAAAGAGTCAGATGTATGGACAATACGAAGAGCCAGGAAATGAGATATTTGGCCGGCACTAAACAGTAAATACTTTTTTATGGCCACGCTTAAAACGAGTGCAAAAACGGGAATATGGATGAAAAGAGTGAGTGATCGCCAGTCATCGCAGAGCTGATAGGATAACCAGTACATAAA
The Metabacillus sp. FJAT-52054 genome window above contains:
- the glmS gene encoding glutamine--fructose-6-phosphate transaminase (isomerizing), whose amino-acid sequence is MCGIVGYIGLNDSKEILLKGLEKLEYRGYDSAGIALSNEEGVTVFKEKGRIADLRSIVDSSVIAPVGIGHTRWATHGEPSRVNAHPHQSASSRLTLVHNGVIENYVQLKKDYLQDVELQSETDTEVVVQVIEKMMEKGASVEEAFRQTLSVLKGSYAIGLLDNQDPNTIYVAKNKSPLLVGLGEDFNVIASDAMAMLQVTNQYVELMDKEMVIVTREQAVIKTLTGEVVERAPYTAEIDASDIEKGTYPHYMLKETDEQPLVLRKIVQKYQNEDGKLTIDQNIVDAIDEADRIYIVACGTSYHAGLVGKQFIERWAKTPVEVHVASEFSYNMPLLSEKPLFLFISQSGETADSRAVLVQIKELGYKALTLTNVQGSTLSREADFTLLLHAGPEIAVASTKAYTAQLAVLAITAAVTAEMKGHELELDLVKELGIAANAMEALCDQKEEMEYIAREYLSTTRNAFFIGRAVDYYVGLEGALKLKEISYIQAEGFAGGELKHGTIALIEQGTPVIALATQEHVNLSIRGNVKEVAARGANPCIISGKGLEQEDDRFVLPEVHEALSPLASVIPLQLIAYYAALHRGCDVDKPRNLAKSVTVE